ACGCAGTATCTTTGTGGTTGTCACCAACTAGTTTGTGATAGATGTTATATGCTGCCTGGTGCTCGATGATAGCTTTGTCAAATCTCTTTTGTTCTTGATATACAAGACCAAGATTGTCGTGGACGCAAGCTGCGTCTGCTGTTTCTTTACGGGCGGCACCGAGGGCAGCTATTGCCTGTTGATATTTCTGCTCACTTTCGGCATATTTGCCCTGTTTCTTAAGTATTCCCGCTTGAGCATTGAGATCGATAACGATGTCGCCAGAGGGTCTGTAAGAAGCAACAGATATTTCTCTTGCCTGACGTATATACTCGGATGCTTGGCCGTGGCGGCCCATCTCCGTACAGAGGGTAGCGAGCATCTTCAAGCTTTCTCTTCGCTTGGCGATACCTTCTGGTCCGGGAATTTTTCTGGCGCAGGCTTCAGAGAGTTGAATGTAATAGAGCGCTTTATCAGGTTGGTTCTTGTTAAGAGCGGCTTGTCCGGCCTGAAGATAGGCAACCCAGTCTCTTAACGTTGCAACTCTTTGACTATTAGCTGAAGCTGATTTAGTCGCTTGAGCTGTCACCGGCTGGCCTGTAAAAGGCAAGCCTAGAGCCAGTAGCGAGACCATTAGTAGGATGGACAATGATTTCGTATTCATACCTGTGAGCCTGTAGTTAAGAAGTATGGGATGCCTAAATCGTCAGCCTGAAAACATAATCTGACAAACAGTTAGATTGGCTACCTATTTTGATGCTACTAGTGCAGGCTCTTTAATAGAAACCAACCCCATCTTTGAGAGCCAAAGAATTGAGAGTAGGAGCGCTCTTCCTTGATCTGAGTTGAACTTTATGGTCACGTCCGATATTGCACAGGTCTTCTTCTCTTCAATCAATCTAAGTATTTTTTTTAGTTCTTCTAGTGGCAGCAGTACAGGCTTTGCTGTGGCTGCAAATGCGAGAGCCTCAATTGCCGCTAAGGATGCTATCGCAGCTTCAGCTGTACCGTCGAGGCTTAAGAGTGAAGAGGGAGTCAGAGTGTTTGTGGCAAACTCGGCGAACATCACCGCTGTGTCTAATCTCATTGGATAGGCAGTTGTAGCCTGAGTCAAAGGTGCAAACTCAACGTCGGTGCTCTTGCGAATTTTCGCCAATTCACCGAGCAAATATTGATGCTGGGCAACAATCAGATTGCCGCCAAACTTAGCTGATATTGTAGCTTTGGCATTCTTCCCAAGCTCAAGCCGCTTGTTCTTGTCTATTGTCAGGCTTGAATAAGCTTGAGCGCAATCAGAAACACTCGTTGCAATAAACTGACTGGCTAGGCCAACATGGTTTTGATGGTCTAGTAGTGACAGTGAGCTTAGCAAGGCAAAGTCGTCTGTTAGTCCAGGCAGTGGTCCTGTGGTAGGTACAAGAAGTCCGTTTTTACCATGTTCAATAATTTCGCGGTGGAAACCCCAATCGCTTAGCACTACTGGTAGTGCATGAGCCATGGCCTCAAGAATGGATAACCCAAAACTTTCTTGCGTATTGTCGTTTAACTCTGTATAGATGTCTGCTGCTGCCCATGCCGCATTCATAGTCTTGGCTTCTTGACCATTTAAAACATGTACTGCCACTAGAGGAGCAATTTCTTTAGCGGTTTGTAGATACTGATTTTTTACAGCTTCTGATTCAAACCAGCCAGCCAGAGCTAAGTGTGTTTGTGTGCCAGTTTCAGTAGCAGACCTTTGCAATGCTAAAAGCATTGGTAGTGGATTGGCCTTGGTTAGAGGGCTAAATCTACCGGCGCTCAAGACGAGGATGTCTGAATCGTCAATCTTTAGAGTTGCTCTAAGCTCTTTTCCAGACAGCTCGTCATTCTTTTCTGGTATGCGCACGAACGGGTGTATTACCGGCAGCTGTGCCCCGAGTTTAATGTCTCCGGGAATATCAAAGCGTTCTTTAAGGTAGCTGCCATAGGCGGCAAGCTCGCGGATAGCAGCTTTTTTTGTGCTTTCCCATGGGCAGACAAGGGCATCCCACGGCTCAAGCGGTCCTATTACAAGCTCTGCAAGAGCATCTTGAACCAAGTGATGCGGCAGGCTATGAGCTACTCCAATGAGGCTGTAGGCTCTATTGCCTAAATGTCGCCTTTGCCAGGCAAGTTTAGCTATCGCTGGTGATGGGTTGAATAAGGCACCAACGGAGCTGAGCTTGGCATATTCTTGAAGGCGTATCCAGGAGCACTTGGTTTCTTGCCTGGCGTATGGCTTAATCAGCTCGGCAAATTCTTGGAACATAGGTTCTGTTTGAGCAAAGCAGGTGATTGCATTTGGAGCACTGACGTTGACAAAGGCTTGAGCAAACGAGGTAGCGAACTGCTGATTTCCAGTCGGGCCGAATGTACTGGCTGTGTACATGCTGGGGTGGTAGAAAAACGCTATTTCATTGCTTTGCTGGTTCTCTGCTTTGCTCATTGATTCGGCTCCAGAAGTCTTGTGATGAGGTTAGCACGAGGCCTCAGGCTATCAGCTAAGTTCAGTCTAATCTTTAGAATGTCTGACGAGCGCCTGAAAACCTGGATGCAAAGAGATTGGCGGTGTTACAATTCCTCCCTTGAAAGTCTTGCTGCTCTTTGCTTTTGCTTGGAGGCGGTAAGGTCGCTCCATGGAATCCCATTGTCCATTTGTTAGTGCACAACCATTGCTTATTGCAGCGGAAAGGGAATCTATGGCAAGTGAGCTTCTAATGAGATCTGCACGGATTATTCTGAGTTCGCTGTTAATTGGATTTGCTCTGCCAATGGCAGAAGCCAGAGCTGACGTGCTCACATTCGATGAAGTGGTTTCAAGATCCCTTCTGGCTTCTTACGATGTGCGGCTGACAGAAGCTGATGTGAAGCTCAATAAAAATGACATTTTGCGCAAGAGAACTGACTACCTGCCAAACATAGTTGCTCACATGAACAGTGAGTACTTGCGGGATTTAACGAATGATCAGACTCAAGTTGCTGTCGTAAACAACACCATCATTCCCAACACTACTAGAAATCAGACATCGATAAATCTGGCCACCAGCTGGAATGTTATTGACTTTGGTGCTCGTTCAAAGGCCGTCCTTGCCGCAAAGGAACACCATATAGCCTCGCGCTTTGCAGTTGAACAGAGACGGCGAGATATAAAACTTGCTGTTATCGACAAATATACAGATGCCCTTATTGCATTTAAAAATGTGGGTAATAAGGCTCAAGTACTGGCATTGCGCCGAGGCGTATATGTTTGTAAGGCAAGGCTATTTGATGCCGGTAACGTCGCCAAGACCGAGGTCGCTGAAGCGGCATTAGCATCGGCAGACGCTCATACTGCCTTGATTCATGCTCAATACGACTATGTGGAAAAGCTCAAAGAGTTGAGTGAATACACTCACGATATCTACAACGTGGACTCCACCGAGGTTGCTGATTACAGTGATACAACGCCTCAAATCTTTGAGAAAATCGTGCTCGATAGAACACCCGATCACAAATTTTATGACCGAGAAATCGCCAGCAAGAGGGCAGAACTAAAGGCTCTTGACCGGCAGCGTTACCCGCAAATTGGCTTGTACAGCAACTTCTATATGTACGGCTTCAATCAGTACCGTTTCCTTCAGTCTTTCAAAGCTTTAAGACCGGTGACGATATCGTTTGGTTTGAGTGTCAATTACCCAGTCTTTGATCAGCTCAAGAATTATTCAGAGCGGCAACGCAAGAAAATTGAAATTGAGCGCTTGCTTATCGAGCGTGATAAGAAGCTCTGGGAGGTTGAGCAGTCTCACACCAAGACCACTCAGCTGGCTCAGATGCACGGCGTGGACGTAGAAAACAGAACACAGCTGATAGCTCAACATAATGTAAAAGCTGCCATTCTCGGTCGTCTGGCTGATAGAAATTTACTAGATCGCAGCCAGGAACTCTCTCAGAAAATCGAGATGGCGGAGCAGGAACTTGAACTGTTGAAGTCGAAAGTGCAGCTCCAGGCTCATGTTCGGAAGCTTCGGACCATGGCTGAAGGTTAATTGATGTCTAAAGAGTCTCAAGATGCAAATCACTCGTGCTCATCCCACGAACATCATGAGAAAGAGCCTGCCGGAAATCAGTGCAAGCCATCTGTTCAGACTGGTTTGATTTGTTTGCAGATAGTGGCTCAGGTAAGAAATATCAGTTTCGACGTGAGGGCACTATCGCGCGAATTTGCAGTGGGACCAAAAGAACTAGAAATTCATGATTTAATTAGGATAGCCAGGAGTGCTGGTCTTAAGGCCTCTGCTAAGCAGATAAAGGTCGCCAAAATTATTGAGAAATACCCTTTGCCAGTAATTTTTCAGACTGTTGAACAGCAATATGGTCTGATCTTATCTGCTGACAAGGTCAAGAAAGTGGCTTTAGTGCTCATGCCTGGGCAAATGAAGCCGACGGAAGTTAAGCAAGACGAGCTAAAAGGTCTTTGCCCCGGCAAGTTTATTGTGATTGGCCAAGCACTCTTGTCGCAGGAGGCTAGGTTTGGTTTTGGCTGGTTCTTCCAAGAAATAGTTAGGCACAGAAATGCTATCAACCAGGTAATGCTGGCATCGTTTTTTGTCCAGCTTTTTGGATTAGTGACGCCACTTTTCACTCAAGTAATTTTGGATAAAGTGATTGTACACAGGACTCTAACTACCCTTGATGTTATGGCCGTTGGCTTCTTGCTCGTTGGTGTTTTTGAGTTCGCACTAAATATGGTGCGCAATTATGTGTTTGTACATGCTGCAAACAAGATTGACGCAAAGTTGGGGGCAAAGCTATTTCGTCACCTCTTGCGCCTGCCATTTGCCTACTTCGAGACAAGGAAGGTCGGCAACATCGTAGCCAGGGTTCGAGAACTGGATACCATCAGGGAGTTCATTACTAACAAGTCGGTAACTCTCATCATCGACCTACTTTTCTCTTTCGTCTTTGTAATAATGATGCTTGTTTACAGCCCTCCTTTGACCGGCATTGTGCTGGCGGGAGTTGCCCTGGTTGGCACAATCTATGTCATTGTCACTCCGGAGCTGCGCAACAGGCTACAGAACAAGTTCATTATGGCATCAGAGTCCAGCTCCTATCTTGTTGAGTGTGTTACCGGCGTTCAGACTGTCAAATCTCTGGCTGTCGAGGGTGCTGTGCAGCGCAAGTGGGAGAATGCTCTTGGTAATTATCTGAAGGCGAGCTTCAAGCTGGCCAATATGGGCAATGTGGCCGGTGCTTTTTGTTCGCTCATTCAGCGCGGAATGACCATTGGGGTGCTGTATATGGGTGTGCGCCTGGTCATTGAGAACAAGCTCACCATTGGCCAACTAATAGCCTTTCAGATGTTTGCCGGTCAGTTTACCCAGCCGGTGCTCAGGCTGGTCAATTTATGGAATGACTTCCAACAAGCATTACTTGCCGTTGATCGTCTGGGTGACATATTGCACCATCCGCTGGAAGTACAGTCATCAAAGAGCATTACTCTGCCTGCGGTCCAGGGGGCCATTATTTTTAAGGGCATCTCCTTTGCCTATGGTCCATCAAGACCTAAGGTGCTCGATGACATCAGTTTGGAAATTGAGGCCGGTACGAGCATCGGCATCGTTGGCCGCAGCGGTAGCGGCAAGAGTACTGTAGCTAAGCTCATCCAGCGGCTCTATTTGCCAATTGACGGCTCACTCTTTATTGACAGTGTCGATACACGCCACATGGAGCCCTTGTGGCTGCGTTCTAACATCGGCGTGGTGCCACAAGAAAGCTTCTTGTTCAATAGTTCCATTCGAGACAATATCTGCGATCCCCTGCCTTCAGCCTCAATGGACATGATCATCGCTGCAGCCAAGGTGGCTGGAGCTCATGATTTTATTTCTGAGTTGCCAGAGGGCTACGATACTGTTGTTGGCGAACGTGGGGCGTCACTATCCGGCGGGCAGAAACAGAGAGTAGCCATTGCCCGCGCCCTTATTAGCAACCCCAAGATACTTATCTTTGATGAGGCCACTTCAGCCCTCGACTATGAGTCAGAGAGGATAATTCAAGAAAACCTCAATGAAATCAAAAAAGGTCGAACAACAATCATCATCGCCCACAGACTTTCTACAATTAGAAGCTGCGACCGGCTGATTGTCCTAGACAAAGGCAAGATTGTTGAGTCTGGTACTCACTCTGAACTAATTGAAAAAGACGGCTTGTATGCCAGTTTAAACAGACAACAAGCTGGCACAGCCGGTTTGGTTGCTGAAAAAGAGCAGCGACCAGTTAAGGCGGGTGCTGTCTGATGTTTAAATCTGATGATAGCAATGAGTTCAAGCCGGTCCTGTCAGAAATTGAAGACAGCCCCATTAGCCCGCTTTCTCAATGGACCTTTTGGCTTGTGATTTTGATATTTACATCCACGGTCATTTGGATGTGTCTAGGAGAGATAGACATAGTTGTTTCTTCTCTGGGGCGGGTAATGCCTGTTGGCGAGAGCAAAATAATTCAGCCACTAGACTCAGGCATCATCTCTAAAATCCTTGTGAGGGAGGGCGATTTAGTCAAGGTAGGGCAGCCCCTGGTGGAAATCGACCCATCGGCTACTCAGCCAGGGATAGAGTCCTTGTCAGCCGATATCGAACAAAGTGATCTTGAAATTGAAAGAATAAATGCTTGCATTGATGGCCGTGGGTTCGCGCCAGAGTCAAACAGCAAGCAT
The genomic region above belongs to Vicinamibacterales bacterium and contains:
- a CDS encoding tetratricopeptide repeat protein; translated protein: MNTKSLSILLMVSLLALGLPFTGQPVTAQATKSASANSQRVATLRDWVAYLQAGQAALNKNQPDKALYYIQLSEACARKIPGPEGIAKRRESLKMLATLCTEMGRHGQASEYIRQAREISVASYRPSGDIVIDLNAQAGILKKQGKYAESEQKYQQAIAALGAARKETADAACVHDNLGLVYQEQKRFDKAIIEHQAAYNIYHKLVGDNHKDTAYCQSNLAEAYMGLKDYAKAEPLIIAAKSTLEKTEGSQSHATASLLDNLATLYTRTNRLTEAEDLQRRAIVIIEKYHGHFSADTAISMNNLATTYSLEGKHDEAKRTSLEACAIAQKALGPNHPYTRRCLRVLDGILGKGLKQEPGAAPTPTTSQAPQ
- a CDS encoding glycosyltransferase family 4 protein, which produces MSKAENQQSNEIAFFYHPSMYTASTFGPTGNQQFATSFAQAFVNVSAPNAITCFAQTEPMFQEFAELIKPYARQETKCSWIRLQEYAKLSSVGALFNPSPAIAKLAWQRRHLGNRAYSLIGVAHSLPHHLVQDALAELVIGPLEPWDALVCPWESTKKAAIRELAAYGSYLKERFDIPGDIKLGAQLPVIHPFVRIPEKNDELSGKELRATLKIDDSDILVLSAGRFSPLTKANPLPMLLALQRSATETGTQTHLALAGWFESEAVKNQYLQTAKEIAPLVAVHVLNGQEAKTMNAAWAAADIYTELNDNTQESFGLSILEAMAHALPVVLSDWGFHREIIEHGKNGLLVPTTGPLPGLTDDFALLSSLSLLDHQNHVGLASQFIATSVSDCAQAYSSLTIDKNKRLELGKNAKATISAKFGGNLIVAQHQYLLGELAKIRKSTDVEFAPLTQATTAYPMRLDTAVMFAEFATNTLTPSSLLSLDGTAEAAIASLAAIEALAFAATAKPVLLPLEELKKILRLIEEKKTCAISDVTIKFNSDQGRALLLSILWLSKMGLVSIKEPALVASK
- a CDS encoding TolC family protein, which encodes MESHCPFVSAQPLLIAAERESMASELLMRSARIILSSLLIGFALPMAEARADVLTFDEVVSRSLLASYDVRLTEADVKLNKNDILRKRTDYLPNIVAHMNSEYLRDLTNDQTQVAVVNNTIIPNTTRNQTSINLATSWNVIDFGARSKAVLAAKEHHIASRFAVEQRRRDIKLAVIDKYTDALIAFKNVGNKAQVLALRRGVYVCKARLFDAGNVAKTEVAEAALASADAHTALIHAQYDYVEKLKELSEYTHDIYNVDSTEVADYSDTTPQIFEKIVLDRTPDHKFYDREIASKRAELKALDRQRYPQIGLYSNFYMYGFNQYRFLQSFKALRPVTISFGLSVNYPVFDQLKNYSERQRKKIEIERLLIERDKKLWEVEQSHTKTTQLAQMHGVDVENRTQLIAQHNVKAAILGRLADRNLLDRSQELSQKIEMAEQELELLKSKVQLQAHVRKLRTMAEG
- a CDS encoding type I secretion system permease/ATPase is translated as MSKESQDANHSCSSHEHHEKEPAGNQCKPSVQTGLICLQIVAQVRNISFDVRALSREFAVGPKELEIHDLIRIARSAGLKASAKQIKVAKIIEKYPLPVIFQTVEQQYGLILSADKVKKVALVLMPGQMKPTEVKQDELKGLCPGKFIVIGQALLSQEARFGFGWFFQEIVRHRNAINQVMLASFFVQLFGLVTPLFTQVILDKVIVHRTLTTLDVMAVGFLLVGVFEFALNMVRNYVFVHAANKIDAKLGAKLFRHLLRLPFAYFETRKVGNIVARVRELDTIREFITNKSVTLIIDLLFSFVFVIMMLVYSPPLTGIVLAGVALVGTIYVIVTPELRNRLQNKFIMASESSSYLVECVTGVQTVKSLAVEGAVQRKWENALGNYLKASFKLANMGNVAGAFCSLIQRGMTIGVLYMGVRLVIENKLTIGQLIAFQMFAGQFTQPVLRLVNLWNDFQQALLAVDRLGDILHHPLEVQSSKSITLPAVQGAIIFKGISFAYGPSRPKVLDDISLEIEAGTSIGIVGRSGSGKSTVAKLIQRLYLPIDGSLFIDSVDTRHMEPLWLRSNIGVVPQESFLFNSSIRDNICDPLPSASMDMIIAAAKVAGAHDFISELPEGYDTVVGERGASLSGGQKQRVAIARALISNPKILIFDEATSALDYESERIIQENLNEIKKGRTTIIIAHRLSTIRSCDRLIVLDKGKIVESGTHSELIEKDGLYASLNRQQAGTAGLVAEKEQRPVKAGAV